AATCAAGGCAGCATCGCCATCCAGCGCGCCACCCGCGCCTATCTTTGGCAAACGTATCAGGCCAGGCTCGATGCCGCCGTCAGTCAGGCGCACGAGCTATGGAAGGCCAATCAACTCCTCGCCGCCCAGCTTCACACGCTGCGCGCCACTCTTCCCCGCCTCAAGGCGAGGGCCGAGGCCGCCCGGCAAAGCCTCCAGCAAAATGACCTGGATGCAGCCGCTTACACCGTGCTCGAAGAGGGCTATCTCGCCAAACAGCAGGAGGCCGTCCAACTGCAAACCTCCCTCGCCATCTCACGCGCCACCCTGCACATGCTCCTCGGCCTGCCCATCGTCACACCGGCAGAGCACACCCGATCGCGATAAAAACGCAAATCCGCGTAGAAAACATGAAAGATCTCAGGAGAAAAAGGCAAATCGGAGAAGGCAATCCACCCGGTAATGAGACTGCAGAGAATGCTCTTTAGGAAGGGGAAATCGGGAATTCAGGAGGGAGTTTTGGTGGACCTGATCGGGATCGAACCGATGACCTCTTCCATGCCATGGAAGCGCGCTCCCAGCTGCGCCACAGGCCCACTCGTGTTGCTCTTCTTATTGTCGGTGAGCCGGGCATTTTCGTCAATTCCCGCTGCCCCCTCCACGCGTGAGCCACAAGGAACCTTCTCCACCCCCTCGGTGTCTATACAACCAGCGGAAGGCAGAAGCCAGGACTCTTCCGCGAAGGCGCGCGTTTTCCTGTAACCTGAAGGGGGTCAGAAGTGGCCGCAGGAACTGCAGTGGGAAATTTAGCAAGCGCAATCGGATCCCGTCCCGAAGAAGCCGCCATCGTCGCGCAACTGCGCGAGGGTTCAGAAGAAGCCTACGCCTGGCTCATCTCCAAATATCACCAGCCGATCTACAGCCTCGTAGCGCGAACCATCCCCAATCCCTGCGACGCCGCCGACCTCACCCAGGAAATCTTCATCAAGATCTTCCGCGGCGTCGGCAAGTTTCATGGCGATGCCAGCCTGCGCACCTGGATTTACCGCATCGCCCTGCACGAGGCCTCCAATCAGCGCCGCTGGTGGTCGCGCCATCGCCGGCAAGAGATCACCATTGAGACCGAACTCTTCGCAGCAGAAGAAGGCGACGCCCTCTGCCTCAAAGACACACTCATCGACGAACACGAGTCGCCTTTCGACAATGCGGCCCATCGCGAGGTCGCTGATCGCGTCGAGGCTGAGCTGCGCCTCATCCCGGAGCCCTATCGCACCGTGGTCGTACTGCGCGACATCGAGGGCTTTGCCTACGAAGAAATTGCTGAAATCCTCTCGACCAATCTCGGCACCGTCAAATCCCGTCTCATGCGCGGCCGCGCGCAATTGCGTCAGCGGCTTCAGCCCTACGTAGAAGCTGCACGCCGTAAGCCAGTGCAGCCGGCCATCCGCTTTTCCCCGTCTTCTGCAGAGGAGGCGCCATGAATTCCTGCCGTGCCACCCGCAATTCCTTTTCCGGCTATCTTGATGGAGCACTCAGCGGAGTGGAAATGCAGTCCATCGCCGCTCACCTCTCCTCCTGCACGGCTTGCGCCGCGGAGTTCGAGAGCTGGCGCGCCATGCAGGACGCACTCTACCGCCTCGGCCCCGCCAAGGCGCCCGAAGATCTCGCGCTCCGCCTGCGCGTAGCCGTATCGCGCGAACGCGCCCGCACACCCCGCAACTGGCTCGCCGACTTGCGCGTCCGTTGGGAAAACTCGCTTCGTCCGCTGGTCCTGCAGGCCTCGGCGGGCTTCGTCAGCTCCGTATTGCTTATCGGCACCGTCGCGCTCATGGTCGGCACTCTGGCAGCGCCGCCCGCGGCAGTCGCCAGCAACGACTCGTCCGAAACCGCCACCGCGCCCCGCCTGCTTTACTCCAATGCCGAGGGCAGCGGCGCTTTTTTCAGCCCGTCTCACGCCGTTGTGGTCGAGGCCTACGTGGACGGCCAGGGCCAGGTCTACGACTACCGCATCGTCGCCGGCCCGCGTGACCCCTCCACCCGCGCCGCCGTTGAGAATATGCTGCTCTTCAGCATCTTTCAGCCGGCCATGATGTACGGCCAGCCCGTCCGTGGCGTCGCTCTCATCTCCTTCTCCGGCGTTGCCGTCCGCGGATAATCGCTCCGGCGCAACCTCTGCGCCGGCAGTGGGTGATTGCATCTCCCTCGGCTCGATGCATAGACTGGCATACAAGTCAGGTCCATATTCCAGCCCATGCCGTCTTTGATTCGTCTCCGCTCTTTCGTCAGTGTCTTCACCGCCGCGCTGCTCTGCTCCGGTGCTGTCTTTGCGCAATCTGCCAGCGATGTCTCTTCTCCTGCGCAGCAGCAGCCTCCCGCGTTGATTGACCCCGCCGGACCATCCATCAGCCTGGCCACCAGCGAAGTGCTCTTTGACTTCGGCGTGGCGCTCAATGCCTGCGGCTACAATGACGGGCTGGCCAACTCCGAGCCGGTTCGCATGAAAATCCGGCAGGAAGTGGATCAGACGCTGGCCACCTCCACCGCCGCCACTGCGGACCGCGATAAGCTCTGCGTCTTCTTTGAGCGCCACGATTTCGGCAACTCGGCAAAAAATGTCGCGCAGTACGTCTCGCTCGGGCTTTACCTCACGCCGCCCCCGAACCTCAAGCTCACCGTGCCGCAGCAGAGTCTGCCGCCAGATGCCAACGGCGTTCTTGATGTGCTGCCCTTGCTGCGCAGCTTCGTGCAGGATGCGGATCTGCACGCCACCTGGGTCAACAACCACGCGGCTTATGACAAGCTGGTCTCCGTGCTGCATGGTCCCATCACCCAGATGACGCTCAACACTGACATCTATTTGAAAGAGCCCATCAGCACCTATACTGACCGCCGCTTTCTCATCGTCGTGGCGCCCATGCTCAACCCCGGCGACACCAATGCCCGCATCTATGGCGGCGACTATATCGTTGTGGTTTCGCCCTCAAAACAGGGCACGATTCACATGCACAACGTCCATCAGGCGTATCTGCACTATGAAATCGACCCGCTGCTTTACACTCGCGCCAACGCCATTGACCGCCTGCAGCCCTTTCTGAACATGGTGCAGAACGCCCCCATCAGCTTTCAGGACAAAAGCGGCATCATCCCCTTCGTCATCGAATGCCTCATCCGCGCCATTGAAGCCCGCACCATGAACACTGGCGTGCCCGTCTACAAGATTCCCGCCAACGCGCCTCGCCGCGAAATGACCGCCGACTACCGCAAGCGCACCGCCTACCTCAAGCAGGTGGCCCGCGTACGGCAAAACTATGTAGACAAGTCCA
The DNA window shown above is from Acidobacterium capsulatum ATCC 51196 and carries:
- a CDS encoding sigma-70 family RNA polymerase sigma factor, with protein sequence MGNLASAIGSRPEEAAIVAQLREGSEEAYAWLISKYHQPIYSLVARTIPNPCDAADLTQEIFIKIFRGVGKFHGDASLRTWIYRIALHEASNQRRWWSRHRRQEITIETELFAAEEGDALCLKDTLIDEHESPFDNAAHREVADRVEAELRLIPEPYRTVVVLRDIEGFAYEEIAEILSTNLGTVKSRLMRGRAQLRQRLQPYVEAARRKPVQPAIRFSPSSAEEAP
- a CDS encoding zf-HC2 domain-containing protein, whose translation is MNSCRATRNSFSGYLDGALSGVEMQSIAAHLSSCTACAAEFESWRAMQDALYRLGPAKAPEDLALRLRVAVSRERARTPRNWLADLRVRWENSLRPLVLQASAGFVSSVLLIGTVALMVGTLAAPPAAVASNDSSETATAPRLLYSNAEGSGAFFSPSHAVVVEAYVDGQGQVYDYRIVAGPRDPSTRAAVENMLLFSIFQPAMMYGQPVRGVALISFSGVAVRG
- a CDS encoding tetratricopeptide repeat protein, coding for MPSLIRLRSFVSVFTAALLCSGAVFAQSASDVSSPAQQQPPALIDPAGPSISLATSEVLFDFGVALNACGYNDGLANSEPVRMKIRQEVDQTLATSTAATADRDKLCVFFERHDFGNSAKNVAQYVSLGLYLTPPPNLKLTVPQQSLPPDANGVLDVLPLLRSFVQDADLHATWVNNHAAYDKLVSVLHGPITQMTLNTDIYLKEPISTYTDRRFLIVVAPMLNPGDTNARIYGGDYIVVVSPSKQGTIHMHNVHQAYLHYEIDPLLYTRANAIDRLQPFLNMVQNAPISFQDKSGIIPFVIECLIRAIEARTMNTGVPVYKIPANAPRREMTADYRKRTAYLKQVARVRQNYVDKSMLQGYILTQYFYRQLIAFERTPTSLSQSIGPMVYGMDVPSEIGLIKSLHLHFDAQPTSEVVENTLAAPDALDHAESLLAQNHPHAAAAIANQALADRTSSPDRAWYVLARASLVNGNVPNAVEDFQKTISVSKNPRLVAWSHIYLGRIDDVNGDRNAALAQYKLALEFQDDSRDTIQAAQGGLASPYRLPGEPPAPGASNSTPATGKPPAPRTKIKLPNPALPPQPE